One Mugil cephalus isolate CIBA_MC_2020 chromosome 8, CIBA_Mcephalus_1.1, whole genome shotgun sequence genomic window carries:
- the npc1l1 gene encoding NPC1-like intracellular cholesterol transporter 1 — protein MVQVHVLIVFLTCMVLSEAQHEPGFCAFYEECGRNPSLGDTLIPPIVPCLNPSPARHLKGQHYLKLKKVCPILDRGENNTYACCSMKQLNSLEMSLTLSKAVLIRCPSCADNFAHLHCINTCSPNQTQTVNVTRVMNVTQLNVTREAVIAYQSFITTTFAEASFQSCKNVRIPATGGFAIATMCGRYGAKLCTAQRWYDFQGDSSNGLAPLDIDFHLLKEGDTTGLPEGMMPYNGRALKCNETTTTGGEVCSCQDCQESCPSVPTPDPPPPPFTVAGTDGFLVISIILLCVLTVAFLIYLAVSYLLIFGKRKSEEKRKRKDQDSNGETEQVIDPSEVTCIDKNSLAAQAFLSLQFQRWGTMIATYPLTVLLLSAIVVAVFAAGVKSIELTTDPVELWSAPNSRARQEKDFHDTHFDPFFRTNQLILTAPSRKGNVYNSLLFGRQNFSGIVSKDLIIELLELQKRIQNIEFWSKELNRTASLKDVCYAPLNPVNASLTDCAVNSLPQYFQNSLDNINAKVNMTELGVTKEVDWRDHLIYCLNSPLSFKDITDLGLSCMADYGAPVFSFLAVGGYENDDFTNAEALILTFSLNNYARSDPKFKVAMQWESEFLKVIQDYQKDPACSFTFAYMAERSLEDEINRTTAEDIPIFMISYAVIFVYIAVALGDYTSWKRILVDSKFMVGLGGILVVGCSVLASMGFYSWIGIPSSLVILQVVPFLVLAVGADNIFIFVLEYQRDMRRPGEKREEQIGRVLGNVAPSMLLCSLSESVCFFLGALSTMPAVKTFALYAALAVLFDFVLQMTAFVALLSLDTWRQDNNRCEVLCCVKVSKKRPNKPNEGFLLPVMRKYYAPVLLHRFTRIIVMVVFIFMFCASFYLMMNVTVGLDQELAMPQGSYMLTYFEYLYKYFEVGVPVYFVTKKGFNFTSVAGMNAVCSSVGCDQFSMTQKIQYATKYPELSYLAIPANSWVDDFVDWLNPGSKCCRLYTLGPNVGKFCPASEAGYKCGRKCMTTPLDGVLRPTVDQFNRFLPDFLGNRPDLQCPKGGLGAYDTAVVRDESGEIIATRFMAYHTPLTNSQEFTAALLKARELAENITMGMRQIEGTSPDFEVFPYTITNVFYEQYLTIVPEGLFNISMCLLPTFVVCCLLLGLDLLSGLLNLLTIIMITVDTVGVMTLWDIHYNAVALINLVTAVGISVEFVSHMTRSFALSTKRTRVERAMEATANMGSAVFAGVAMTNLPGILVLAFAKAQLIQMFFFRLNLIITLLGMAHGLIFLPVLLSYFGPGTNKAVLLQLQKAKAKSTQELETKSNISHAYDNISYEDNEVKWDCVSEDTNPPTYAESCEPIELGERIDRL, from the exons ATGGTCCAAGTTCACGTTCTGATCGTTTTCCTGACCTGTATG GTTCTGTCAGAGGCCCAACATGAGCCAGGCTTTTGTGCTTTCTACGAGGAGTGTGGTCGTAACCCTTCCCTGGGAGACACCCTCATTCCTCCTATCGTCCCCTGTCTCAATCCCAGCCCTGCCCGACACCTCAAAGGACAACACTACCTGAAACTCAAAAAG GTCTGTCCCATTCTGGACCGTGGAGAGAACAACACATATGCCTGCTGCTCCATGAAACAGCTGAATTCCCTGGAAATGAGCCTGACCCTGTCCAAGGCAGTGCTGATCCGTTGCCCTTCCTGCGCCGACAACTTTGCTCACCTCCACTGCATCAACACCTGCAGCCCAAACCAGACCCAGACAGTCAATGTCACAAGGGTGATGAACGTCACTCAGCTAAACGTAACAAGAGAAGCTGTTATAGCTTACCAGTCATTCATCACCACCACCTTTGCAGAGGCCTCCTTCCAGTCTTGTAAAAACGTCAGGATCCCGGCCACGGGCGGCTTCGCAATCGCCACTATGTGCGGCCGCTATGGTGCCAAACTGTGCACCGCCCAGCGCTGGTACGATTTCCAGGGGGACTCGAGTAACGGCCTGGCTCCACTGGACATCGACTTCCATCTGTTGAAAGAGGGCGACACTACGGGACTGCCGGAGGGTATGATGCCATACAATGGACGTGCTCTGAAGTGTAATGAGACCACAACTACGGGAGGAGAGGTCTGCTCCTGCCAAGACTGCCAAGAGTCGTGCCCGAGTGTGCCAACTCCCGATCCACCTCCGCCTCCCTTCACGGTGGCAGGGACGGACGGTTTCCTCGTGATTTCTATCATCTTACTCTGCGTACTGACAGTGGCCTTCCTTATTTACCTCGCTGTCTCTTACCTGCTGAtctttggaaaaagaaagagtgaggagaaaagaaagaggaaagaccAGGACAGTAATGGTGAGACCGAGCAGGTCATCGATCCATCAGAAGTGACCTGTATAGACAAGAACAGCTTAGCTGCCCAGGCTTTCCTTAGCTTACAGTTTCAGCGTTGGGGAACCATGATAGCCACTTATCCACTCACG GTGCTCCTCCTGTCAGCGATAGTCGTCGCCGTCTTCGCCGCTGGGGTCAAGTCCATTGAGCTCACCACTGACCCAGTTGAGCTGTGGTCTGCTCCCAACAGCCGGGCCCGCCAGGAGAAAGACTTCCATGACACGCACTTTGACCCATTCTTCAGGACAAACCAGCTCATCTTGACAGCACCAAGCAGAAAAGGCAACGTTTACAACTCGCTGCTGTTTGGACGGCAGAACTTCAGCGGCATTGTGTCCAAAGATCTCATCATTGAGCTTCTGGAGCTCCAGAAACGAATACAG AATATCGAGTTCTGGTCAAAGGAGTTGAATCGCACAGCGAGTCTGAAGGACGTGTGTTATGCACCACTGAATCCAGTCAACGCCTCCCTGACTGACTGTGCTGTCAACAGCCTGCCACAGTACTTCCAAAACAGCCTTGACAACATTAATGCCAAGGTGAATATGACTGAACTTGGAGTGACCAAAGAGGTGGACTGGAGAGACCACTTAATCTACTGCCTCAA TTCACCACTGTCCTTCAAAGACATCACAGACTTAGGTCTGAGCTGCATGGCTGATTACGGAGCCCCAGTCTTTTCGTTTCTGGCTGTTGGAGGCTACGAGA ATGACGACTTCACCAACGCTGAAGCTCTCATCCTGACCTTCTCCCTCAACAACTACGCTCGCAGCGACCCCAAATTCAAAGTGGCCATGCAGTGGGAGTCAGAGTTTCTTAAAGTTATCCAGGACTACCAGAAGGACCCCGCATGCAGCTTCACCTTTGCATACATGGCAGAG AGGTCTTTAGAGGATGAGATTAATCGAACGACAGCAGAAGATATCCCCATCTTCATGATCAGCTATGCAGTCATCTTTGTTTACATCGCTGTGGCACTGGGGGACTACACTTCATGGAAGCGCATACTG GTGGATTCCAAGTTTATGGTAGGTCTCGGTGGGATCCTGGTGGTCGGCTGCTCCGTCCTGGCCTCCATGGGTTTCTACTCTTGGATCGGCATCCCCTCCTCGCTGGTCATTCTGCAGGTGGTGCCCTTCCTGGTGCTCGCTGTTGGAGCTGACAACATCTTCATCTTTGTTCTGGAGTATCAA AGAGACATGAGGAGGcctggagagaagagggaggagcagATCGGTCGGGTGCTTGGAAACGTGGCTCCCAGCATGCTCCTGTGCAGTCTCTCTGAGTCTGTCTGCTTCTTTCTAG GGGCTCTGTCCACCATGCCCGCAGTGAAGACCTTTGCTTTGTACGCTGCTTTGGCTGTGCTCTTTGACTTCGTCCTGCAGATGACAGCCTTTGTCGCTCTGCTGTCCCTGGACACCTGGCGACAAGACAACAACCGCTGtgaggtgttgtgttgtgttaaagTGTCAAAGAAGCGTCCCAACAAGCCCAATGAGGGCTTCCTGCTGCCCGTCATGAGGAAATACTACGCCCCCGTCTTACTACACCGCTTCACCAGGATCATAGTG atGGTGGTTTTCATCTTCATGTTCTGTGCGTCCTTCTACCTCATGATGAATGTGACAGTGGGTCTGGATCAAGAGCTGGCTATGCCTCAG ggCTCTTACATGTTGACCTATTTCGAGTACCTGTACAAATACTTTGAAGTCGGAGTCCCCGTTTATTTCGTAACAAAAAAGGGCTTCAACTTCACCTCAGTGGCCGGCATGAATGCAGTCTGCTCCAGTGTGGGCTGTGATCAGTTTTCCATGACCCAGAAGATCCAGTATGCCACCAAATACCCGGAACT ATCCTATCTGGCCATTCCCGCGAACTCATGGGTGGATGATTTCGTTGACTGGTTGAACCCTGGATCCAAATGTTGTCGTCTGTACACACTGGGACCAAACGTTGGAAAATTCTGTCCTGCGAGTGAAG CTGGTTACAAATGCGGCCGCAAGTGCATGACCACTCCTCTGGATGGTGTCCTCAGGCCCACTGTGGACCAGTTCAACCGCTTCCTCCCTGACTTCCTGGGAAACAGGCCTGACCTGCAGTGCCCCAAAGG tggTCTAGGCGCGTATGACACGGCCGTAGTGAGAGATGAAAGTGGAGAAATAATAG CGACTCGGTTCATGGCCTACCACACGCCTCTGACCAACTCTCAGGAGTTCACGGCTGCGCTGCTGAAGGCCAGAGAGCTGGCTGAAAACATCACCATGGGCATGAGGCAAATAGAAGGCACCTCGCCCGACTTCGAAGTATTTCCTTACAC GATAACCAACGTGTTTTACGAGCAGTACCTGACCATCGTGCCGGAGGGACTCTTCAACATCTCCATGTGCCTGCTGCCGACCTTCGTGGTGTGCTGCCTGCTGCTGGGCCTGGATCTGCTCTCCGGCCTGCTCAACTTGCTCACCATAATCATGATCACCGTGGATACCGTTGGCGTCATGACACTGTGGGACATCCACTACAATGCGGTGGCTCTTATCAACCTGGTCACG GCGGTGGGCATCTCTGTGGAGTTTGTGTCGCATATGACAAGATCCTTTGCGCTCAGCACTAAGCGCACGCGTGTGGAAAGAGCAATGGAGGCTACAGCCAACATGGGCAGTGCA GTGTTTGCTGGTGTTGCTATGACCAACCTGCCAGGCATCCTTGTTCTGGCGTTTGCCAAAGCGCAGCTTATCCAGATGTTCTTCTTCCGGTTGAACCTCATCATTACCCTCCTGGGGATGGCTCATGGGCTGATATTCCTCCCCGTGCTACTCAGTTATTTTG GTCCGGGAACAAATAAGGcggtgctgctgcagctccagaaGGCCAAAGCAAAGTCCACCCAAGAGCTCGAGACAAAGAGCAACATTAGCCACGCTTATGATAATATAAGCTATGAGGACAATGAGGTAAAATGGGACTGTGTCTCAGAAGACACAAACCCTCCCACCTACGCCGAATCATGTGAACCCATAGAACTGGGGGAAAGAATTGACCGGTTATGA